The Agromyces hippuratus genome has a window encoding:
- a CDS encoding DUF3046 domain-containing protein: MKQSEFQAAVAEEFGVGFGGAIVGDLVLTALGGRTAREALAAGVRPREVWLALCEATDVPEERRHGAGRPVPGETRSPRHP, from the coding sequence GTGAAGCAGAGCGAGTTCCAAGCCGCGGTCGCTGAGGAGTTCGGCGTCGGCTTCGGCGGCGCGATCGTCGGCGACCTCGTGCTCACCGCACTCGGCGGCCGCACCGCCCGCGAGGCGCTCGCCGCCGGGGTGCGCCCGCGCGAGGTCTGGCTCGCCCTCTGCGAGGCGACGGATGTCCCGGAGGAGCGCCGGCACGGCGCCGGGCGCCCGGTTCCCGGGGAGACCCGCTCGCCGCGGCATCCGTAG
- the recA gene encoding recombinase RecA, protein MASPADREKSLETALAQIDRQFGKGSVMRLGSEDRAPVEVIPTGSIALDVALGIGGLPRGRIIEIYGPESSGKTTLTLHAIANAQRNGGIAAFIDAEHALDPEYAKKLGVDIDALLVSQPDTGEQALEIADMLVRSGSIDLIVIDSVAALVPRAEIEGEMGDSHVGLQARLMSQALRKLTGGLSQTNTTMIFINQLREKIGVFFGSPETTAGGKALKFYASVRLDIRRIETLKDGTDAVGNRTRVKVVKNKMAPPFKQAEFDILYGVGISREGSLIDYGVDQAIVKKSGAWYTYDGDQLGQGKENARNFLLQNPDIAADIEQKILVKLNIGQPAGAAAAAPANVEPIAPKLGRKGA, encoded by the coding sequence ATGGCATCACCAGCAGACCGCGAGAAGTCACTCGAGACCGCCCTCGCGCAGATCGACCGCCAGTTCGGCAAGGGCTCGGTCATGCGCCTCGGCAGCGAAGACCGCGCACCCGTCGAGGTCATCCCCACGGGCTCGATCGCGCTCGACGTCGCGCTCGGCATCGGCGGGCTCCCGCGCGGCCGCATCATCGAGATCTACGGCCCCGAGTCGTCGGGTAAGACGACGCTGACCCTCCACGCCATCGCCAACGCGCAGCGCAACGGCGGCATCGCCGCGTTCATCGACGCCGAGCACGCGCTCGACCCCGAGTACGCGAAGAAGCTCGGCGTCGACATCGACGCGCTGCTCGTCTCCCAGCCCGACACGGGTGAGCAGGCGCTCGAGATCGCCGACATGCTCGTGCGGTCCGGCTCCATCGACCTCATCGTCATCGACTCGGTCGCGGCGCTCGTGCCCCGCGCCGAGATCGAGGGTGAGATGGGCGATTCGCACGTGGGCCTGCAGGCCCGCCTCATGTCGCAGGCGCTCCGCAAGCTCACCGGTGGTCTCAGCCAGACGAACACCACGATGATCTTCATCAACCAGCTGCGCGAGAAGATCGGCGTGTTCTTCGGCAGCCCCGAGACCACCGCCGGCGGCAAGGCGCTGAAGTTCTACGCCTCGGTGCGTCTCGACATCCGTCGCATCGAGACCCTGAAAGACGGCACCGACGCAGTGGGCAACCGCACGCGCGTCAAGGTCGTCAAGAACAAGATGGCGCCGCCCTTCAAGCAGGCCGAGTTCGACATCCTCTACGGCGTCGGCATCTCGCGCGAGGGCAGCCTCATCGACTACGGCGTCGACCAGGCCATCGTCAAGAAGTCGGGTGCGTGGTACACGTACGACGGCGACCAGCTGGGTCAGGGCAAAGAGAACGCCCGCAACTTCCTGCTGCAGAACCCCGACATCGCCGCCGACATCGAGCAGAAGATCCTCGTCAAGCTGAACATCGGCCAGCCGGCCGGTGCGGCTGCAGCTGCTCCGGCGAACGTCGAGCCCATCGCACCGAAGCTCGGGCGCAAGGGCGCCTGA
- the miaB gene encoding tRNA (N6-isopentenyl adenosine(37)-C2)-methylthiotransferase MiaB — protein sequence MSTIHDVSIDGVPGDSLAGPATTPRTYEVRTFGCQMNVHDSERLSGSLEAAGYVPADGAEPDVVVINTCAVRENADNKLYGNLGHLASVKRRHEGMQIAVGGCLAQKDKNVILEKAPWVDVVFGTHNMGALPSLLERARHNDEAQLEILDSLEVFPSTLPTKRDSSYSGWVSISVGCNNTCTFCIVPALRGKEKDRRPGDILAEMQALVDDGVMEITLLGQNVNSYGVEFGDRQAFGKLLRAAGQIEGLERIRFTSPHPAAFTDDVIDAMAETPNVMPQLHMPLQSGSDRVLKAMRRSYRSEKFLGILDRVRARIPNAAISTDIIVGFPGETEADFQETLRVVEAARFASAFTFQYSIRPGTPAATMEDQVPKEVVQERYERLLALQDRIAWEENQRLIGHPVEVLVATGEGKKDAETHRLSGRAEDSRLVHFEVPAGSELPRPGDVVSVTITQAAPFHLIADSLDDAPLRIRRTRAGDAWDRAQAESCGVPAAPGASAAGRVSLGLPTLRARGTEPLISPGVGTMPIYDPTDGQR from the coding sequence ATGAGCACCATTCACGACGTCTCCATTGATGGGGTGCCCGGCGATTCGCTCGCCGGACCGGCAACGACGCCGCGCACCTACGAGGTCCGCACCTTCGGCTGCCAGATGAACGTGCACGACTCCGAGCGACTCTCGGGCTCGCTCGAAGCCGCCGGCTACGTGCCCGCCGACGGTGCCGAGCCCGACGTCGTGGTCATCAACACGTGCGCCGTTCGCGAGAACGCCGACAACAAGCTCTACGGCAACCTCGGCCACCTCGCGTCGGTCAAGCGTCGCCACGAGGGCATGCAGATCGCCGTGGGCGGATGCCTCGCCCAGAAGGACAAGAACGTCATCCTCGAGAAGGCGCCCTGGGTCGACGTCGTGTTCGGCACCCACAACATGGGCGCCCTGCCGAGCCTGCTCGAGCGCGCGCGCCACAACGACGAGGCGCAGCTCGAGATCCTCGACTCGCTCGAGGTGTTCCCGTCGACGCTGCCCACGAAGCGCGATTCCAGCTACAGCGGCTGGGTGTCGATCTCGGTCGGCTGCAACAACACCTGCACCTTCTGCATCGTGCCGGCGCTTCGCGGCAAGGAGAAGGACCGCCGGCCCGGCGACATCCTCGCCGAGATGCAGGCGCTCGTCGACGACGGCGTGATGGAGATCACGCTGCTCGGCCAGAACGTGAACTCCTACGGCGTCGAGTTCGGCGACCGCCAGGCGTTCGGCAAGCTGCTCCGCGCGGCGGGCCAGATCGAGGGCCTCGAACGCATCCGCTTCACGAGCCCGCACCCCGCCGCCTTCACCGACGACGTCATCGACGCGATGGCCGAGACGCCGAACGTCATGCCGCAGCTGCACATGCCCCTGCAGTCCGGTTCCGACCGGGTGCTGAAGGCGATGCGCCGCTCCTACCGCTCCGAGAAGTTCCTCGGCATCCTCGACCGGGTGCGCGCGCGCATCCCGAACGCGGCGATCTCGACCGACATCATCGTGGGCTTCCCGGGCGAGACCGAAGCGGACTTCCAAGAGACGCTCCGCGTGGTCGAGGCGGCGCGGTTCGCCTCGGCATTCACGTTCCAGTACTCCATCCGTCCCGGCACGCCTGCGGCGACGATGGAGGACCAGGTGCCGAAAGAGGTCGTGCAGGAGCGCTACGAACGACTCCTCGCCCTGCAGGACCGCATCGCGTGGGAGGAGAACCAGCGACTCATCGGTCACCCCGTCGAGGTGCTCGTCGCGACCGGCGAGGGCAAGAAGGACGCCGAGACGCACCGTCTGAGCGGTCGCGCCGAAGACAGCCGCCTCGTGCACTTCGAGGTCCCAGCCGGCTCCGAGCTGCCGCGCCCGGGCGACGTCGTCTCCGTGACCATCACGCAGGCCGCGCCGTTCCACCTGATCGCGGACTCGCTCGACGACGCACCGCTGCGCATTCGCCGCACCCGCGCCGGCGACGCGTGGGATCGGGCACAGGCCGAGAGCTGCGGCGTCCCGGCCGCCCCCGGCGCATCCGCCGCCGGCCGCGTGTCGCTCGGCCTGCCGACGCTTCGGGCGCGCGGCACCGAACCGCTCATCTCGCCCGGCGTCGGCACGATGCCGATCTACGACCCCACCGACGGCCAACGCTGA
- a CDS encoding regulatory protein RecX, translating to MNDASSERLAPVTYLPWAKAEPTPPVAASRSRPPAEPEAPPVAAPRNRPKADGRPGRLRSISRNETWAESEAESESREPSEPEESGAERDERIDRLVISRLRRSALSVSEVRAVLVEHGLDDIEVEEWIERYERLGYLDDAKLAEQVVHSHGVRRGRGSGAIMQELGRRGVDNALARAAVEDLDPETELENARTVAERRARQLRGLDRQTAERRLSAFLQRRGYPGDVVREAVTAALAAEGS from the coding sequence ATGAACGACGCATCATCAGAACGACTCGCCCCGGTCACGTACCTGCCGTGGGCGAAGGCCGAGCCGACGCCGCCGGTTGCGGCATCACGGAGCCGTCCGCCCGCTGAACCTGAGGCACCGCCCGTTGCGGCACCACGGAATCGCCCGAAGGCCGACGGACGTCCTGGTCGCCTGCGTTCGATCTCGCGCAACGAGACCTGGGCCGAGTCCGAGGCGGAGTCGGAGTCACGAGAGCCGTCTGAGCCCGAAGAGTCCGGGGCGGAGCGCGACGAGCGCATCGACCGGCTCGTCATCTCTCGGCTGCGCCGCTCGGCGCTCTCGGTCTCCGAGGTGCGCGCGGTGCTCGTCGAGCACGGGCTCGACGACATCGAGGTCGAAGAGTGGATCGAGCGCTACGAACGGCTCGGCTACCTCGACGACGCGAAGCTCGCCGAGCAGGTCGTGCACAGTCACGGCGTGCGCCGCGGTCGGGGCAGCGGCGCGATCATGCAAGAGCTCGGGCGCCGCGGCGTCGACAACGCGCTCGCACGAGCGGCGGTCGAAGACCTCGACCCCGAGACCGAGCTCGAGAACGCGCGCACCGTCGCCGAGCGACGGGCACGTCAGCTGCGCGGCCTCGACCGGCAGACCGCCGAGCGCCGGTTGTCGGCGTTCCTCCAGCGGCGAGGCTACCCGGGCGACGTCGTGCGCGAGGCGGTGACGGCGGCACTCGCGGCCGAAGGCTCGTAA
- the miaA gene encoding tRNA (adenosine(37)-N6)-dimethylallyltransferase MiaA, whose product MTLIAIVGATGTGKSAFALDLAEAYGRVGRAAEVVNADAMQLYRGMDIGTAKLPPAERRGVPHHLLDVLDVVDEASVAEYQTAARAAVDEILARDSVALLVGGSGLYVSSVIHDFRFPGTDAAVRARLEAELAAQGPGMLHARLREIDPVTAGSVDAQNGRRLVRALEVIEVTGEPKAARLPDEPVPWRPHGIVHLRSDRATLVARLDERVEGMWRDGLVDEVQGLIPAGIEQGVTARRAIGYAQALGEITGRLSRADAIAETQQLTRTYARRQVSWFKRYRDAVTIDADDVVALGTELSRIAATD is encoded by the coding sequence GTGACGCTCATCGCGATCGTCGGCGCGACCGGCACGGGCAAGTCCGCATTCGCGCTCGACCTCGCCGAGGCGTACGGCAGGGTCGGCCGCGCCGCCGAGGTGGTGAACGCCGACGCCATGCAGCTCTACCGGGGCATGGACATCGGCACTGCCAAGCTCCCGCCGGCCGAGCGGCGCGGGGTGCCGCATCACCTGCTCGACGTGCTCGACGTCGTCGACGAGGCATCCGTCGCCGAGTACCAGACGGCGGCGCGCGCCGCGGTCGACGAGATCCTCGCGCGCGACTCGGTCGCGCTGCTCGTCGGCGGCTCCGGCCTGTACGTGTCGTCGGTCATCCACGACTTCCGCTTTCCGGGCACGGATGCCGCGGTGCGCGCCCGTCTCGAGGCGGAGCTCGCCGCGCAGGGCCCCGGCATGCTGCACGCGCGCCTCCGCGAGATCGACCCGGTGACGGCGGGGAGCGTCGACGCGCAGAACGGGCGCCGTCTCGTGCGCGCACTCGAGGTGATCGAGGTGACCGGGGAGCCGAAGGCTGCGCGATTGCCCGACGAACCCGTGCCGTGGCGCCCGCACGGCATCGTGCACCTTCGCAGCGACCGGGCGACGCTCGTCGCGCGCCTCGACGAGCGGGTCGAGGGCATGTGGCGGGACGGGCTCGTCGACGAGGTGCAGGGGCTCATCCCGGCTGGTATCGAGCAGGGTGTGACCGCGCGCAGGGCCATCGGCTACGCGCAGGCGCTCGGCGAGATCACGGGCCGGCTCTCGCGGGCCGACGCGATCGCCGAGACGCAGCAGCTCACCCGCACCTACGCCCGCCGCCAGGTGAGCTGGTTCAAGCGCTACCGCGATGCGGTCACGATCGACGCCGACGACGTCGTGGCGCTCGGCACCGAACTCTCGCGGATCGCAGCCACGGACTGA
- a CDS encoding helix-turn-helix domain-containing protein has product MVLVRQEIGDVLRDFRLQKGRTLRQVASKASVALGYLSEVERGQKEASSEILASVADALDTPISVIMHEVGDRIAVLEGLSVVPDSLPDELVAEFDADLMVR; this is encoded by the coding sequence ATGGTCCTGGTTCGACAGGAGATCGGCGATGTGCTGAGGGACTTCCGTCTGCAGAAGGGTCGTACCCTTCGTCAGGTCGCGTCCAAGGCCAGCGTCGCGCTCGGCTACCTGAGCGAGGTGGAGCGAGGCCAGAAAGAGGCGTCCTCCGAGATCCTCGCCTCCGTCGCCGATGCGCTCGACACGCCCATCTCGGTGATCATGCACGAGGTCGGCGACCGCATCGCGGTGCTCGAAGGCCTCTCGGTGGTGCCAGACAGCCTGCCCGACGAGCTCGTGGCAGAGTTCGACGCCGACCTGATGGTCCGCTGA
- the dapF gene encoding diaminopimelate epimerase, with amino-acid sequence MAFDLRFTKGQGTGNDFVLFSDPEGESELTPTQIAAVCDRRFGVGADGVIRAVRSANLDAGAASLAEDPQAVWFMDYWNADGTVSEMCGNGIRVFTSYLIDQGLADLGANESIAIGTRAGVRTVRRTVAGFEADLGLWRLAGGEPLVRGKSLPVARPGLGIDVGNPHIVVALADDDELDGLDLAYQPIIEPEPEAGANIEFVVPAEPLVEEGVGRIRMRVHERGSGETLSCGTGAVASALAVRYWAGEAAPDRWRVQVPGGVLGVRMVQAADGEHVALSGPAELVFDGVLSLA; translated from the coding sequence ATGGCATTCGATCTGCGGTTCACCAAGGGCCAGGGCACGGGCAACGACTTCGTGCTCTTCAGTGATCCCGAGGGGGAGTCGGAACTCACGCCGACTCAGATCGCCGCGGTCTGCGACCGCCGGTTCGGCGTGGGCGCCGACGGGGTCATCCGCGCCGTGCGATCGGCGAACCTCGATGCGGGCGCCGCATCGCTCGCAGAGGACCCGCAGGCCGTGTGGTTCATGGACTACTGGAACGCCGACGGCACGGTCTCCGAGATGTGCGGCAACGGCATCCGCGTCTTCACGAGCTACCTGATCGACCAGGGGCTCGCCGACCTCGGCGCGAACGAGTCGATCGCCATCGGCACCCGTGCCGGTGTTCGCACCGTGCGACGCACGGTGGCGGGGTTCGAGGCCGACCTCGGTCTCTGGCGTCTGGCCGGCGGCGAGCCGCTCGTGCGCGGCAAGAGCCTGCCGGTCGCCCGTCCCGGCCTCGGCATCGACGTCGGCAACCCGCACATCGTCGTCGCCCTGGCCGACGACGATGAGCTCGACGGACTCGACCTCGCCTACCAGCCGATCATCGAGCCCGAACCCGAGGCGGGCGCCAACATCGAGTTCGTCGTGCCGGCCGAGCCGCTCGTCGAAGAGGGAGTCGGGCGCATCCGCATGCGGGTGCACGAGCGAGGCTCCGGCGAGACGCTCTCCTGCGGCACCGGAGCGGTGGCCTCGGCCCTCGCCGTTCGGTACTGGGCCGGCGAAGCTGCTCCCGACCGCTGGCGCGTGCAGGTGCCCGGCGGCGTGCTGGGCGTGCGCATGGTGCAGGCCGCCGACGGCGAGCACGTGGCGCTCTCGGGGCCGGCCGAACTCGTCTTCGACGGCGTGCTCAGCCTCGCCTGA